A stretch of the Rosa rugosa chromosome 5, drRosRugo1.1, whole genome shotgun sequence genome encodes the following:
- the LOC133710970 gene encoding palmitoyl-monogalactosyldiacylglycerol delta-7 desaturase, chloroplastic-like, producing MGGLVVSTVLTPFVQFWGRSWNLVDIITAATSLALHGLCLFAPFHFTWAAFWVAVALHILTGLGVTLGFHRHLAHKSLRLPKWLEYLFAYFGVLSLQGSPIEWVSTHRYHHQFTYTKKDPHSPLKGFWFSHMGWILDSTSRRKNGGLKNVEDMKKQWFYRFLHRTFVLHVIVSGALLYALGGLPFFIWGMGVRTVYVFHLTLLVNSAGHIWGKQVWNTGDLSKNNWLLGWIALGEGWHNNHHAFEYSARQGLEWWQVDLTWYVITALQAIGLATDVKVPTESQMRRKALKKY from the exons ATGGGGGGCCTTGTGGTGAGTACTGTGTTGACTCCCTTTGTACAATTTTGGGGGAGATCATGGAATTTGGTAGACATAATTACAGCGGCTACTTCTCTGGCCCTCCACGGCCTCTGTTTGTTTGCTCCGTTTCATTTCACATGGGCTGCCTTTTGGGTAGCCGTCGCACTCCATATTCTCACTGGTTTGGGAGTCACTCTGGGTTTCCATAGGCACCTTGCGCACAAGAGTTTACGGCTTCCCAAATGGCTCGAGTACTTGTTTGCCTATTTCGGGGTTCTCTCACTTCAG GGAAGTCCGATAGAATGGGTGAGCACACACCGATACCATCACCAGTTTACATACACAAAGAAAGACCCTCACAGCCCCTTGAAGGGTTTCTGGTTTAGTCATATGGGTTGGATCCTTGATAGCACTTCTCGGCGAAAA AATGGAGGATTGAAGAACGTTGAGGATATGAAGAAGCAGTGGTTCTATAGATTTCTTCATCGTACATTCGTTTTACACGTAATTGTTTCTGGAGCTTTGCTTTATGCCCTAGGTGGACTACCTTTCTTTATTTGGGGAATG GGAGTGAGGACGGTATATGTTTTCCACCTCACCTTGCTAGTAAACTCGGCCGGTCACATCTGGGGAAAACAAGTATGGAACACCGGCGACCTGTCAAAGAACAATTG GTTGTTGGGATGGATCGCACTCGGAGAAGGGTGGCACAACAACCATCATGCATTTGAATACTCAGCTCGACAAGGTCTGGAATGGTGGCAAGTCGACTTGACTTGGTATGTAATCACAGCTCTTCAAGCAATTGGGTTGGCAACTGACGTCAAAGTTCCCACTGAATCTCAGATGCGTCGCAAAGCCCTCAAGAAATATTGA